One window of the Indicator indicator isolate 239-I01 chromosome 13, UM_Iind_1.1, whole genome shotgun sequence genome contains the following:
- the GPR171 gene encoding LOW QUALITY PROTEIN: G-protein coupled receptor 171 (The sequence of the model RefSeq protein was modified relative to this genomic sequence to represent the inferred CDS: inserted 2 bases in 1 codon), whose amino-acid sequence MPSNISHCHVGGEMAPFTYFYYLIFLVGFIGSCFALWAFTQKGQKQRCMSIYLINLLMADFLLTLALPVKIVVDLGVAPWKLTIFHCQVTACFIYLNMYLSIIFLGFVSMDRCLQLTHSSKIYRVQEPGFAKVLSAAVWAMVLLVTVPNMAIPIRTIKERPGATCIDFKTKFGRDWHVFTNFICTAIFLNFSAMILISNFLAVRQLYRNKYSEGYVHARRALVSILLVTAGYLLCFLPYHIVRIPYTLSQSHTITSCSLKQALFKAKEATLLLAVSNLCFDPVLYYHLSQSFRLKVTETFAASKEGKPSTDXEVQDRRLQQRQKEWLTAS is encoded by the exons ATGCCAAGCAACATTTCCCACTGCCATGTGGGTGGGGAAATGGCACCTTTCACCTATTTTTACTATTTGATTTTCCTCGTGGGCTTCATTGGAAGCTGCTTTGCACTCTGGGCATTCACACAAAAAGGTCAGAAGCAGAGGTGCATGAGCATCTACTTAATCAACCTCCTGATGGCGGATTTCTTGCTGACTCTGGCGCTGCCGGTCAAGATCGTTGTCGACCTCGGAGTGGCACCCTGGAAACTGACCATCTTCCACTGTCAAGTCACAGCCTGTTTCATCTACCTGAACATGTACTTATCCATCATATTCCTGGGATTTGTAAGCATGGATCGTTGCCTTCAGCTGACGCACAGCTCCAAGATCTACCGGGTTCAGGAGCCAGGCTTTGCCAAGGTGCTGTCTGCCGCCGTGTGGGCCATGGTTCTCCTGGTAACAGTGCCCAACATGGCCATCCCCATCAGAACCATCAAAGAGAGGCCTGGAGCCACCTGCATCGATTTCAAGACCAAATTTGGCAGGGACTGGCACGTCTTCACCAACTTCATCTGCACAGCCATATTCCTGAACTTCTCAGCCATGATCCTGATCTCCAACTTCCTGGCAGTCAGGCAGCTGTACCGCAACAAGTACAGCGAGGGCTACGTGCACGCCAGGAGGGCCCTGGTCAGCATCCTGCTGGTGACTGCAGGCtacctgctctgcttcctccccTACCACATCGTCCGCATCCCCTACACCCTCAGCCAAAGCCACACCATCACCAGCTGCTCTCTCAAGCAAGCTCTTTTCAAGGCCAAGGAAGCTACCCTGCTGTTGGCAGTGTCCAACCTCTGCTTCGACCCCGTCCTGTACTACCACCTCTCCCAATCCTTCAGACTGAAGGTTACTGAGACTTTTGCAGCATCCAAGGAGGGAAAGCCTTCCACAGA AGAGGTGCAGGACAGAAGGCtacagcagaggcagaaggaatggctgacagccagctga